In Dromaius novaehollandiae isolate bDroNov1 chromosome 2, bDroNov1.hap1, whole genome shotgun sequence, one DNA window encodes the following:
- the PTF1A gene encoding pancreas transcription factor 1 subunit alpha yields MDAVLLEHFPGGLDSFSSPPYFDEEDFFPEPPSRDAVGADGLLEQDVDFLSRQLQEYYRDGADPEGGYCCEAAAAAFPPSPASPGFAYECCGAAGAALLSPAGRLQALGSAKRRRRVRSEAELQQLRQAANVRERRRMQSINDAFEGLRSHIPTLPYEKRLSKVDTLRLAIGYINFLSELVQSDLPLRSASSESPSQPKKIIICHRGTRSPSPSDPDYGLPPLAGHSLSWTDEKQLKEQNIIRTAKVWTPEDPRKLTGKSSLNNIENEPPFDFVA; encoded by the exons ATGGACGCGGTGCTGCTGGAGCACTTCCCCGGGGGGCTGGACTCCTTCTCCTCGCCCCCCTACTTCGACGAGGAGGACTTCTTCCCCGAGCCGCCCTCGCGGGACGCCGTGGGCGCCGACGGGCTCCTGGAGCAGGACGTGGACTTCCTCAGCCGCCAGCTGCAGGAGTACTACCGCGACGGCGCGGACCCCGAGGGCGGCTACTGCTGCGAGGCGGCGGCTGCCGCCTTCCCCCCGTCGCCCGCCTCGCCCGGCTTCGCCTACGagtgctgcggggcggcgggcgcggcgctgctGTCGCCGGCGGGGCGGCTCCAGGCGCTGGGCTCGGccaagcggcggcggcgggtgcgctCCGAGgcggagctgcagcagctgcggCAGGCGGCCAACGTGCGGGAGCGCCGGCGGATGCAGTCCATCAACGACGCCTTCGAGGGGCTGCGCTCGCACATCCCCACGCTGCCCTACGAGAAGCGGCTCTCCAAGGTGGACACGCTGCGCCTCGCCATCGGCTACATCAACTTCCTCAGCGAGCTGGTGCAGTCCGACCTGCCGCTGCGCAGCGCCAGCAGCGAGAGCCCCAGCCAGCCCAAGAAGATCATCATCTGCCACCGCGGCACAA GATCTCCCTCCCCGAGCGACCCCGACTACGGACTGCCCCCTCTGGCCGGCCACTCACTGTCGTGGACTGATGAAAAGCAGCTCAAGGAACAAAACATTATCAGGACAGCCAAAGTGTGGACCCCCGAGGACCCCCGCAAGCTGACCGGCAAGTCGTCCCTCAACAACATCGAGAACGAGCCTCCCTTCGACTTCGTGGCCTGA